A stretch of the Tardiphaga sp. 709 genome encodes the following:
- a CDS encoding DUF3551 domain-containing protein, which produces MRAALLALVALGAVSALTVTPAAAQPVDPGPFSFYTPSGYPFCMRSLYDDDDCSYRTYAQCAATASGIGLTCFANPAYAYAQTYAPQQPRVKRKRKSSY; this is translated from the coding sequence ATGCGCGCAGCCCTGCTTGCTCTGGTCGCCCTCGGCGCCGTTTCGGCCCTTACCGTCACGCCCGCCGCGGCCCAGCCCGTCGATCCCGGCCCGTTCTCCTTCTACACCCCGAGCGGCTACCCGTTCTGCATGCGCTCGCTCTATGACGACGATGACTGCAGCTACCGCACCTATGCGCAGTGCGCAGCAACGGCATCGGGCATCGGCCTGACCTGCTTTGCCAATCCGGCTTACGCCTATGCGCAGACCTACGCGCCGCAGCAGCCGCGCGTGAAGCGCAAGCGTAAGAGCAGCTACTGA
- the pyrH gene encoding UMP kinase: protein MGEPLYRRVVIKVSGESFAGGQSFGIDQPTIDRIAVDLIAAQKLGVEVAVVVGGGNIFRGVEVSSRGVSRPTGDSMGMLATVMNCLALEAAIERHAVPARTLSAMVMPQVCELFTRAAAHKYLSEGRIVLLAGGTGNPFFTTDTTAVLRAAEIGASAVLKATNVDGVYSADPKKDPNATRFERLSHSQAVEGNYKVMDATAFALARETSLPIIVFSIAEPGSIGAILTGTGHGTIVAG from the coding sequence ATGGGTGAGCCGCTCTATCGTCGCGTCGTGATCAAGGTCTCGGGTGAGTCTTTCGCCGGAGGCCAGTCATTCGGTATCGATCAGCCGACCATCGACCGCATCGCCGTCGATCTCATTGCAGCCCAGAAACTTGGTGTCGAAGTCGCGGTCGTCGTCGGCGGCGGCAATATCTTCCGCGGCGTCGAAGTCTCCTCGCGTGGTGTGTCGCGCCCGACCGGCGACAGCATGGGCATGCTCGCTACCGTCATGAACTGCCTGGCACTGGAAGCTGCGATCGAGCGGCACGCCGTGCCGGCCCGTACGCTGTCGGCGATGGTGATGCCGCAGGTCTGCGAACTTTTCACACGCGCTGCCGCACATAAGTATCTGTCTGAGGGCCGCATCGTGCTGCTGGCCGGCGGTACCGGCAATCCGTTCTTCACCACTGACACGACCGCAGTGTTGCGCGCTGCCGAGATCGGCGCATCGGCTGTGCTGAAGGCGACCAATGTGGACGGCGTCTACAGTGCCGATCCAAAGAAGGATCCGAACGCGACGCGCTTCGAGCGTCTCAGCCATTCGCAGGCGGTGGAGGGGAACTACAAAGTCATGGATGCGACGGCTTTCGCGCTTGCCCGCGAGACCTCGCTGCCTATCATCGTATTCTCGATCGCCGAACCGGGTTCGATCGGCGCCATTTTGACTGGTACTGGCCACGGCACCATCGTCGCGGGCTGA
- a CDS encoding 30S ribosomal protein S2 — protein MALPEFSMRQLLEAGVHFGHQSHRWNPKMANYIFGARNNIHIIDLAQTVPLLHTALKAVSDTVAKGGRILFVGTKRQAQDVVAEAAKRSAMYFVNSRWLGGTLTNWKTISGSIKRLRHLDEVLNSGDASAYTKKERLTLQRERDKLDRSLGGIKDMGGLPDLIFVIDTNKEDIAIQEAQRLGIPVAAIVDTNSDPKGITYVVPGNDDAGRALSLYCDLIARAVIDGISRAQGDSGFDIGASAAPVAEAIPAPEAGFQGLAGPRGTADDLKKLTGVSGAIEKKFNDLGIFHYWQLAELDHDTAHKIGEEVGLPARADGWVAQAKGLTAEAE, from the coding sequence ATGGCACTACCCGAATTTTCTATGCGTCAACTGCTCGAAGCTGGCGTCCACTTTGGTCACCAGTCGCACCGCTGGAATCCGAAGATGGCGAATTACATCTTCGGCGCACGCAACAACATCCACATCATCGACCTCGCGCAGACCGTGCCGTTGCTGCACACCGCGCTGAAGGCTGTCAGCGACACCGTCGCCAAGGGCGGCCGCATCCTGTTCGTCGGCACCAAGCGCCAGGCGCAAGACGTCGTTGCCGAAGCTGCGAAGCGCTCGGCGATGTACTTCGTCAATTCGCGCTGGCTCGGTGGCACCCTGACCAACTGGAAGACCATCTCCGGTTCGATCAAGCGTCTGCGTCACCTGGACGAAGTGCTGAACTCCGGCGATGCGTCGGCCTACACCAAGAAGGAACGTCTGACGCTGCAGCGCGAGCGCGACAAGCTCGATCGCTCGCTGGGCGGCATCAAGGACATGGGCGGTCTGCCCGACCTGATCTTCGTGATCGACACCAACAAGGAAGACATCGCGATCCAGGAAGCCCAGCGTCTGGGTATCCCTGTCGCGGCGATCGTCGACACCAACTCGGATCCGAAGGGCATCACCTATGTGGTCCCGGGCAACGACGACGCCGGCCGTGCGCTCTCGCTGTATTGCGACCTGATCGCACGCGCTGTCATCGACGGCATCTCGCGCGCCCAGGGCGACTCGGGCTTCGATATCGGTGCATCGGCTGCCCCGGTGGCTGAGGCCATCCCGGCTCCGGAAGCGGGCTTTCAGGGCCTGGCCGGTCCGCGCGGCACTGCCGACGATCTCAAGAAGCTCACCGGCGTGTCCGGTGCGATCGAGAAGAAGTTCAACGACCTCGGCATCTTCCACTACTGGCAGCTGGCCGAACTCGATCACGACACCGCCCACAAGATTGGCGAAGAAGTTGGTCTTCCGGCCCGTGCCGACGGCTGGGTCGCCCAGGCCAAGGGTCTGACGGCGGAAGCCGAGTAA
- a CDS encoding ABC transporter ATP-binding protein, producing the protein MAQGADDVPVVYLHDIKRQYTQGESVLTILDNAKLALWAGQSVALVAPSGSGKSTLLHIAGLLESPDDGEVYVGGTATSGLSDTERTQIRRTDIGFVYQSHRLLPEFTALENVMLPQMIRGLKRSETVARAKEILAYLGLAERITHRPAELSGGEQQRVAIARAVANAPRVLFADEPTGNLDPHTADHVFKALMQLVKATKVAMLIATHNMELAGRMDRRVSLENGKVVELD; encoded by the coding sequence ATGGCGCAAGGGGCAGATGATGTACCGGTGGTCTATCTCCACGACATCAAGCGGCAATACACCCAGGGCGAAAGCGTTCTGACCATTCTCGACAATGCCAAGCTGGCATTGTGGGCGGGGCAGTCGGTCGCGCTGGTGGCGCCGTCCGGCTCGGGCAAGTCGACGCTGCTGCATATTGCCGGCCTGCTCGAGAGCCCGGACGACGGCGAGGTCTATGTCGGCGGCACCGCGACCTCGGGCCTGTCGGACACCGAGCGCACCCAGATACGTCGCACAGATATCGGTTTCGTCTACCAGTCACATCGGCTGCTGCCGGAATTCACCGCGCTGGAAAACGTCATGCTGCCGCAGATGATCCGCGGCTTGAAGCGCTCCGAGACGGTCGCCCGCGCCAAGGAAATCCTGGCCTATCTGGGTCTGGCCGAACGCATCACACATCGCCCCGCGGAGCTGTCGGGCGGCGAGCAGCAGCGCGTTGCGATTGCCCGCGCGGTAGCCAATGCACCGCGCGTGCTATTTGCGGATGAGCCGACGGGAAATCTCGATCCGCATACCGCGGATCACGTCTTCAAGGCGCTGATGCAGCTGGTGAAGGCGACCAAGGTGGCGATGCTGATCGCGACCCACAACATGGAACTGGCCGGCCGCATGGACCGGCGGGTGTCGCTTGAAAACGGCAAGGTCGTCGAACTCGATTGA
- the tsf gene encoding translation elongation factor Ts, producing MATITAAMVKDLRETTGVGMMDCKNALAANDGDMQASIDWLRAKGLSKAAKKADRVAAEGLIGVLTAGNKGVVVEVNSETDFVARNDQFQGLVKMIAQVALKVGSDVEAIKAHKVGDVTVETAITEAIATIGENMTLRRAATLEVSAGVVSSYVHNAVIEGLGKMGIIVALESTGKADELATLGKQIAMHVAAANPQALDSAGLDPAVVAREKEVMADKYRQQGKPDAMIEKIVENGLKTYYKEVCLLDQAFIHDTGKSVAQAVKEAEGKVGAPIKLTGFVRYALGEGIEKQTSDFAAEVAAASGQK from the coding sequence ATGGCAACGATTACTGCAGCGATGGTCAAGGACCTCCGCGAAACCACCGGCGTCGGCATGATGGATTGCAAGAACGCACTTGCTGCCAATGACGGCGACATGCAGGCGTCAATCGACTGGCTGCGCGCGAAGGGCCTGTCCAAGGCCGCCAAGAAGGCTGACCGCGTCGCGGCTGAAGGCCTGATCGGCGTTCTCACTGCCGGCAACAAGGGCGTCGTGGTCGAAGTCAATTCCGAGACCGACTTCGTCGCGCGCAACGATCAGTTCCAGGGGCTGGTCAAGATGATCGCCCAGGTCGCGCTCAAGGTCGGCTCCGACGTTGAGGCCATCAAGGCGCACAAGGTTGGCGACGTCACTGTCGAGACCGCGATCACGGAAGCCATCGCCACCATCGGCGAAAACATGACCCTGCGCCGCGCCGCGACGCTGGAAGTCTCGGCCGGCGTCGTGTCGAGCTACGTGCATAACGCCGTGATCGAAGGTCTCGGCAAGATGGGCATCATCGTCGCGCTGGAATCCACCGGCAAGGCTGACGAGCTCGCGACTCTCGGCAAACAGATCGCGATGCATGTCGCTGCTGCCAACCCGCAGGCGCTGGACTCCGCCGGCCTCGATCCGGCCGTCGTTGCTCGCGAAAAGGAAGTGATGGCGGACAAGTATCGCCAGCAGGGCAAGCCGGACGCGATGATCGAGAAGATCGTCGAGAACGGCCTGAAGACCTATTACAAGGAAGTCTGCCTGCTGGATCAGGCCTTCATCCACGACACCGGCAAGTCGGTGGCGCAGGCCGTCAAGGAAGCCGAAGGCAAGGTTGGCGCGCCGATCAAGCTCACTGGCTTCGTGCGCTACGCGCTCGGTGAAGGCATCGAGAAGCAGACTTCGGACTTCGCTGCCGAAGTTGCCGCCGCGAGCGGCCAGAAGTAA
- a CDS encoding lipoprotein-releasing ABC transporter permease subunit, protein MDDAMSEPVRTPPFAAFEWLLSGRYLRARRKEGFISVIAGFSFLGIMLGVATLIIVMAVMNGFRKELLDKILGLNGHLLVQPLESPLTDWKDVADRISGVNGIRLAAPVVDGQGLGSSAFGAAGIFIRGIRSGDLNNLTSIAKNIKQGTLEGFDDGQGVAIGRRLADQLSIHAGDMITLISPKGAVTPMGTTPRIKPYKVAAVFEIGMSEYDSTFVFMPLAEAQTYFNRPSDVTSIEVYTNNPDRIDEYRKLVTEAAGRPIFIVDWRQRNSTFFNALQVERNVMFLILTLIVLVAALNIVSGLIMLVKDKGSDIAILRTMGASQGSIMRVFLITGAAIGVVGTLVGFFVGLLVCFNIETIRQFISWMTSTELFSPELYFLSKLPAEVDIGETSAVVIMALTLSFLATLYPSWRAARLDPVDALRYE, encoded by the coding sequence ATGGATGATGCCATGAGCGAGCCAGTTCGAACCCCACCCTTCGCCGCCTTCGAATGGCTGCTGTCCGGACGCTATCTCCGCGCGCGCCGTAAAGAGGGATTCATCTCCGTCATTGCCGGCTTCTCGTTCCTCGGCATCATGCTCGGCGTCGCCACGCTGATCATTGTGATGGCCGTGATGAACGGCTTCCGCAAGGAGCTGCTCGACAAGATCCTGGGTCTCAACGGGCATCTGCTGGTGCAGCCGCTGGAAAGTCCTCTGACCGACTGGAAGGATGTCGCCGACCGTATCAGCGGCGTGAATGGCATTCGTCTCGCGGCGCCGGTCGTGGATGGCCAGGGACTGGGATCATCCGCGTTTGGGGCTGCGGGCATTTTTATCCGCGGTATCCGCTCTGGCGACCTCAATAACCTGACGTCGATCGCCAAGAACATCAAGCAGGGCACGCTCGAAGGCTTCGATGACGGGCAGGGTGTGGCGATCGGTCGGCGGCTGGCAGATCAGCTCTCGATCCATGCCGGCGACATGATCACGTTGATCTCGCCGAAGGGGGCGGTGACCCCGATGGGCACAACGCCGCGCATCAAGCCCTACAAGGTCGCTGCTGTCTTCGAGATCGGCATGTCCGAATATGACTCGACCTTCGTCTTCATGCCATTGGCCGAGGCGCAGACTTACTTCAATCGCCCTTCTGACGTGACCTCGATCGAGGTCTACACCAACAATCCCGACAGGATCGACGAGTATCGCAAGCTCGTGACCGAGGCGGCCGGGCGGCCGATCTTCATCGTCGATTGGCGGCAGCGCAACTCGACCTTCTTCAATGCGCTGCAGGTCGAGCGCAACGTCATGTTCCTGATCCTGACGCTGATCGTGCTCGTGGCGGCGCTGAACATTGTCTCCGGCCTGATCATGCTGGTGAAGGACAAGGGCAGCGACATCGCGATCCTGCGCACCATGGGCGCCTCCCAAGGCTCGATCATGCGGGTGTTCCTGATCACGGGTGCTGCGATCGGCGTGGTCGGCACGCTGGTCGGCTTCTTCGTTGGACTACTGGTCTGTTTCAATATCGAGACGATCCGGCAATTCATCTCGTGGATGACATCCACGGAGCTGTTCTCGCCGGAACTGTATTTCCTGTCCAAGCTGCCGGCCGAGGTCGACATCGGCGAAACCAGCGCGGTGGTCATCATGGCGCTGACGCTGTCGTTCCTGGCGACCCTCTATCCGTCGTGGCGCGCCGCGCGCCTCGATCCCGTCGATGCGCTAAGATACGAGTGA
- a CDS encoding DUF1467 family protein has translation MAYTISTSLAVYFVIWWITLFLTLPFGVRSQHEDGEGTDGTDPGAPVLARMGRKLIWTTVISAVLFAAGMYAYRMDYFNIERLSKLMGVPI, from the coding sequence ATGGCCTATACGATCTCGACGTCGCTCGCGGTCTATTTCGTCATCTGGTGGATCACGTTGTTCCTGACGCTGCCATTCGGCGTGCGCAGCCAGCATGAGGACGGCGAGGGCACCGACGGCACCGATCCCGGTGCGCCTGTGCTGGCACGGATGGGGCGCAAGCTGATCTGGACCACGGTGATTTCCGCAGTGCTGTTCGCCGCCGGCATGTATGCGTATCGCATGGACTACTTCAATATCGAGAGGCTCTCGAAGCTGATGGGCGTGCCGATCTGA
- the dnaE gene encoding DNA polymerase III subunit alpha → MSQKPAAASNAGFVHLHVHSAYSLLKGSIKIQKLAELAKADHQPALALTDSDNMFGALEFSEKLVGYGIQPITGCEVAIDFGDQDPNARNALNAVMPRIVLLAAKERGYQSLMKLNSRAFLETPVNHAPHIKLEWLLEETEDLIALSGGPDGPINQALLADQSALAAARCDRLGSLFGDRLYIELQRHGAEKERRAEAGLIDLAYAKGLPLVATNEPYFAAADDYEAHDALLCIAGGRIIAETDREQLTTDHRFKTRAEMAVLFADIPEALASTVEIAERCSFRPKTRKPILPRFTVGAGSNAEGAAQEESDELRRQAEEGLRKRLEIHGVSQGKSEEEYHARLDFELNVISRMNYAGYFLIVSDFIKWAKAQGIPVGPGRGSGAGSLVAWVLTITDLDPLQFNLLFERFLNPERVSMPDFDIDFCQDRRGEVISYVQQRYGRDQVAQIITFGTLQARGVLRDVGRVLQMPYGQVDKLTKLVPQNPAAPVTLAAAIEGEPKLQALRDEDPIVAKAFDIAQRLEGLTRHASTHAAGIVIGDRPLSQLVPMYRDPKSDMPVTQFNMKWVEPAGLVKFDFLGLKTLTVLDVAVKLLKQRNIDVNLATTPITDPKSYEMLARGEVVGVFQVESQGMRRALVDMRPDRFEDIIALVALYRPGPMANIPTYCARKHGDEEPEYLHPIIEPILKETFGVIIYQEQVMQIAQVMAGYSLGDADLLRRAMGKKIRAEMEKQREIFVAGSVKNGVPKGQADTIFDLLAKFADYGFNKSHAAAYALVSYHTAYMKAHYPVEFIAASMTLDMGNTDKLSEFRAEAQRLGIKVEAPNINRSGVTFEVSDNTIYYALAALKGVGAGAVELIVAERNKNGLFTSLADFASRVSPRAVNKRIIETLAAAGAFDTLDPHRARVHGGADAILAACQSAHVDTTIGQGNMFGGAADAPTIMLPQIDNWLAAEKLRKEYDAIGFFLSGHPLDDYATALKRLRVQSWAEFCRAVKTGATAGRVAATVVSRMERRTKTGNKMGIMGLSDPTGHFEAVLFSEGLAQYRDVLEPGTAVLLQLGAELQGEDVRARVLHAEPLDAAAAKTQKGLRVTMKDTKALDSLVKRLQPQPSNAAGGGDVSLILRLDLQTEVEFKLEGRFQVSPQIAGAIKAVSGVEMVETL, encoded by the coding sequence ATGAGTCAGAAGCCCGCCGCCGCGTCGAATGCCGGATTTGTCCATCTCCACGTGCATTCGGCCTATTCGCTGCTGAAGGGCTCGATCAAGATCCAGAAGCTGGCGGAACTGGCCAAGGCCGACCATCAACCGGCGCTGGCGCTGACCGACAGCGACAACATGTTTGGCGCGCTGGAATTCTCCGAAAAGCTGGTGGGCTATGGCATCCAGCCGATTACCGGCTGCGAGGTCGCGATCGATTTCGGCGACCAGGATCCCAACGCCCGTAATGCGCTGAATGCCGTGATGCCGCGCATTGTGCTGCTGGCTGCCAAGGAGCGCGGCTATCAGAGCCTGATGAAACTCAACTCGCGCGCGTTTCTGGAAACCCCGGTCAATCATGCGCCCCATATCAAGCTGGAATGGCTTCTGGAGGAGACGGAAGACCTGATCGCGTTGAGCGGCGGTCCTGACGGTCCGATCAATCAGGCGCTGCTTGCCGATCAATCCGCGCTTGCCGCTGCGCGCTGCGACCGGCTTGGGTCGCTATTCGGCGATCGGCTCTATATCGAACTGCAGCGTCATGGCGCCGAGAAGGAGCGCCGCGCCGAAGCCGGTTTGATCGACCTGGCTTACGCCAAGGGCCTGCCGCTGGTGGCCACGAACGAGCCGTATTTTGCTGCCGCGGATGACTATGAGGCCCATGATGCGCTGCTATGTATCGCCGGTGGCAGGATCATTGCCGAGACGGACCGCGAGCAGCTTACCACCGATCATCGCTTCAAGACCCGCGCCGAAATGGCCGTGCTGTTTGCCGACATTCCCGAGGCATTGGCGTCAACCGTCGAAATCGCCGAGCGCTGCTCGTTCCGGCCAAAGACGCGCAAGCCGATCCTGCCGCGCTTCACGGTGGGCGCCGGCAGTAACGCGGAAGGCGCGGCCCAGGAGGAATCCGACGAGTTGCGCCGTCAGGCCGAGGAGGGGCTGCGCAAGCGTCTCGAGATCCACGGCGTGTCACAGGGCAAGAGCGAGGAGGAATACCACGCCCGGCTCGACTTCGAACTGAACGTCATCTCCCGCATGAACTATGCGGGTTACTTCCTGATCGTGTCGGACTTCATCAAATGGGCGAAGGCGCAGGGCATTCCGGTGGGGCCGGGCCGCGGTTCGGGCGCTGGCTCGCTGGTCGCCTGGGTGCTGACCATCACCGATCTCGATCCCTTGCAGTTCAACCTTCTGTTCGAACGCTTCCTCAATCCGGAGCGCGTATCGATGCCGGACTTCGACATCGACTTCTGCCAGGACCGCCGCGGCGAGGTGATCTCCTATGTGCAGCAGCGTTACGGTCGCGATCAGGTCGCGCAGATCATCACCTTCGGTACGCTGCAGGCGCGCGGCGTGTTGCGCGACGTCGGCCGTGTGCTGCAGATGCCCTATGGCCAGGTCGACAAGCTGACCAAGCTGGTGCCGCAAAATCCCGCCGCACCGGTGACACTTGCAGCCGCGATCGAGGGCGAGCCGAAACTCCAGGCGCTCCGCGACGAGGATCCGATCGTCGCCAAAGCCTTCGATATTGCGCAGCGTCTCGAGGGCCTGACACGCCACGCTTCGACCCACGCAGCAGGCATCGTGATCGGCGACCGGCCGCTGTCGCAACTCGTGCCGATGTATCGCGATCCGAAATCGGACATGCCGGTCACCCAGTTCAACATGAAATGGGTTGAGCCAGCAGGTCTCGTGAAGTTCGACTTCCTCGGCCTGAAGACGCTGACGGTGCTCGATGTCGCCGTGAAGCTGCTCAAGCAGCGCAATATTGACGTCAATCTTGCGACCACGCCGATTACCGATCCCAAGAGCTACGAAATGCTGGCGCGCGGTGAAGTGGTCGGCGTGTTCCAGGTGGAAAGCCAGGGCATGCGGCGCGCGCTTGTGGACATGCGCCCCGACCGTTTCGAGGACATCATCGCGCTCGTCGCGTTGTATCGTCCGGGCCCGATGGCGAACATCCCGACCTATTGCGCGCGCAAGCATGGCGATGAAGAGCCGGAATATCTGCATCCGATCATCGAGCCGATCCTGAAGGAAACCTTCGGCGTCATCATCTATCAGGAACAGGTGATGCAGATCGCGCAGGTCATGGCCGGCTATTCGCTCGGTGACGCCGACCTGCTGCGCCGCGCGATGGGTAAGAAGATCCGCGCCGAAATGGAAAAGCAGCGCGAGATCTTCGTCGCCGGCTCCGTCAAGAATGGTGTGCCGAAGGGGCAGGCCGATACGATCTTCGATCTGCTGGCAAAATTCGCCGACTATGGCTTCAACAAGAGCCACGCGGCGGCCTATGCGCTGGTGTCGTATCACACCGCCTATATGAAGGCGCATTATCCGGTGGAGTTCATTGCGGCGTCGATGACGCTCGACATGGGCAACACCGACAAGCTGTCGGAATTTCGCGCCGAGGCGCAGCGGCTCGGTATCAAGGTCGAGGCGCCGAACATCAATCGTTCGGGCGTCACCTTCGAGGTCAGCGACAACACGATCTATTATGCGCTGGCCGCGTTGAAAGGCGTCGGCGCTGGCGCCGTCGAGCTGATCGTCGCCGAGCGCAACAAGAATGGTTTGTTCACGTCGCTTGCCGACTTTGCGTCGCGCGTGAGCCCACGCGCGGTCAACAAGCGCATCATCGAAACACTCGCTGCGGCCGGCGCCTTCGATACGCTCGATCCACATCGTGCCCGCGTGCATGGCGGCGCGGATGCTATTTTGGCCGCCTGCCAGAGTGCCCACGTGGATACGACAATCGGTCAGGGAAACATGTTTGGCGGCGCGGCCGATGCGCCGACCATCATGCTGCCGCAGATCGACAACTGGCTGGCGGCGGAGAAGCTGCGCAAGGAATACGACGCTATTGGCTTCTTCCTGTCCGGCCATCCGCTCGATGACTATGCGACCGCCCTGAAGCGACTGCGGGTGCAGAGCTGGGCCGAGTTCTGCCGCGCGGTCAAAACCGGCGCTACGGCGGGCAGGGTGGCGGCTACCGTCGTGTCCCGCATGGAGCGGAGGACCAAAACCGGCAACAAGATGGGCATCATGGGCCTGTCCGACCCGACCGGCCATTTCGAGGCGGTGCTGTTCTCCGAAGGGCTTGCCCAATACCGCGACGTGCTGGAACCGGGTACCGCGGTGCTGCTGCAACTCGGCGCCGAACTCCAGGGCGAGGACGTTCGGGCCCGGGTTCTCCACGCGGAGCCTTTGGATGCCGCCGCCGCCAAGACCCAGAAGGGGCTCAGGGTGACCATGAAGGACACCAAGGCACTGGATTCGCTGGTAAAACGCCTCCAACCGCAGCCGAGCAATGCCGCCGGCGGAGGCGACGTTTCGCTGATCCTGCGCCTCGACCTGCAAACCGAGGTCGAATTCAAGCTCGAAGGCCGGTTCCAGGTGTCCCCGCAGATCGCCGGCGCCATCAAGGCGGTTTCCGGGGTGGAAATGGTCGAAACGCTTTGA
- the proS gene encoding proline--tRNA ligase, whose product MRLSRYFLPILKETPKEAEIVSHRLMLRAGMIRQEAAGIYAWLPLGLRVLKKIEQIVREEQNRAGAIELLMPTLQLADLWRESGRYDAYGPEMLRIVDRHKRELLYGPTNEEMITEIFRGYVKSYKSLPLNLYHIQWKFRDEQRPRFGVMRGREFLMKDGYSFDIDEAAAKHSYNQMFVAYLRTFARMGLKAIPMRAETGPIGGDHSHEFIVLAETGESGVFCDKNVLDLPIPPADVDYSGDLTGIINQWTSIYAATEDVHDAARFESEVPAERRLNTRGIEVGQIFYFGTKYSDAMKATVAGADGAETPIHGGSYGVGVSRLLGAIIEACHDENGIKWPEEVAPFRAAILNLKQGSADTDAACEALYKELSAKGVDVLYDDTDQRAGGKFATADLIGVPWQILVGPKGLAEGKVELKRRDDGSRENISAAEVVAKLTS is encoded by the coding sequence ATGCGATTGTCGCGCTATTTTCTGCCCATTCTCAAGGAAACGCCGAAGGAAGCCGAGATCGTCTCGCACCGGCTGATGCTGCGCGCAGGCATGATCCGTCAGGAGGCCGCCGGCATCTATGCCTGGTTGCCGCTGGGCCTGCGGGTGCTGAAGAAGATCGAGCAGATCGTCCGCGAGGAGCAGAACCGGGCGGGCGCCATCGAGCTCCTGATGCCGACGCTTCAGCTGGCCGATCTCTGGCGCGAAAGTGGGCGCTACGACGCCTATGGTCCGGAGATGCTGCGCATCGTGGACCGCCATAAGCGGGAGCTTCTCTACGGGCCGACCAACGAGGAGATGATCACCGAGATCTTCCGCGGCTACGTGAAGTCCTACAAGAGCCTGCCGCTGAACCTGTACCACATCCAGTGGAAATTCCGCGACGAGCAGCGTCCGCGTTTCGGCGTGATGCGCGGCCGCGAATTCCTGATGAAGGATGGCTATTCATTCGACATCGATGAGGCTGCGGCGAAACATTCCTACAATCAGATGTTCGTCGCTTACTTGCGCACCTTCGCCCGCATGGGCCTCAAAGCGATCCCGATGCGCGCCGAGACCGGACCGATCGGCGGCGATCACTCCCACGAATTCATCGTGCTCGCCGAGACCGGCGAGTCCGGCGTGTTCTGCGACAAGAACGTGCTCGATCTGCCGATCCCGCCGGCCGATGTCGATTATAGCGGTGATCTCACGGGCATCATCAATCAGTGGACCTCGATCTATGCGGCCACCGAAGACGTTCACGACGCCGCGCGGTTCGAGAGCGAAGTGCCCGCCGAGCGGAGGCTCAACACCCGCGGTATCGAAGTCGGCCAGATCTTCTATTTCGGCACCAAATATTCCGACGCGATGAAGGCGACCGTCGCCGGCGCCGATGGCGCGGAGACGCCGATCCATGGTGGCTCCTACGGCGTCGGCGTATCGCGGCTCCTGGGCGCGATCATTGAGGCCTGCCACGACGAGAACGGCATCAAGTGGCCCGAGGAAGTGGCGCCGTTCCGCGCCGCCATCCTCAACCTGAAGCAGGGTTCGGCCGATACGGATGCGGCCTGCGAGGCGCTCTACAAGGAGCTCTCGGCCAAGGGCGTCGATGTGCTCTATGACGACACCGACCAGCGCGCCGGCGGCAAGTTTGCCACCGCTGACCTGATCGGTGTGCCCTGGCAGATCCTCGTCGGCCCGAAGGGGCTGGCCGAAGGCAAGGTCGAGCTGAAGCGGCGCGATGACGGTTCGCGTGAGAATATCAGTGCCGCCGAGGTCGTCGCAAAGCTGACGTCCTGA
- the mce gene encoding methylmalonyl-CoA epimerase encodes MLGRLNHVAIAVADAEKAAKIYGTAFGAEISATVPLPEHGVITVFATLPNTKIEFIQPLGADSPIAKFVERNPDGGIHHICYEVPDIIAARDNLIKEGARVLGDGQPKIGAHGKPVLFLHPKDFSGALVEIEQS; translated from the coding sequence ATGCTGGGCCGGCTCAATCATGTGGCGATTGCCGTCGCCGATGCGGAGAAAGCTGCGAAGATCTACGGCACCGCCTTCGGCGCCGAGATTTCCGCGACCGTGCCGCTGCCGGAGCATGGCGTGATCACGGTGTTCGCGACGCTGCCGAATACCAAGATCGAATTCATCCAGCCGCTGGGCGCGGATTCGCCGATCGCCAAATTCGTCGAGCGCAATCCTGACGGTGGCATTCATCACATCTGTTACGAAGTGCCGGATATCATCGCGGCACGCGACAACCTGATCAAGGAAGGCGCGCGCGTGCTTGGCGACGGCCAGCCGAAGATCGGCGCCCACGGCAAGCCTGTGCTGTTCCTGCATCCCAAGGATTTCTCGGGCGCGCTCGTCGAAATCGAACAGTCCTGA